A portion of the Thermothelomyces thermophilus ATCC 42464 chromosome 5, complete sequence genome contains these proteins:
- a CDS encoding chitin-binding domain protein produces MHRLAYLVSLLPVVAAHGFVSSPPARRPGSAYRATCGEQPFYQQSSDINGNVQGIQQVVGKDMTDACNLWLCKGFVLDDNKDQVQSFSLGQTIDFKVNIAAPHTGYANVSVVKTSTNTVIGEPLIEFDNYASNNGVAANNTAFSVKLPSNLGGSCTTAGDCVLQWFWDAPDINQTYEACVDFTVGSGSGSGTSASPTDPTTTATPTSAPSTSSSSAAAATTTTTSAAAPPTSTEGAAPTTTATPVPNDEGDDEECPVDDDGEEDNDGEDDNADEECPADNGEDDEDGDKCIADDE; encoded by the coding sequence ATGCACCGCCTCGCGTATTTGGTCAGCCTGCTGCCCGTGGTGGCTGCGCACGGCTTCGTATCTTCGCCTCCGGCCCGTCGTCCGGGCTCCGCCTACAGAGCTACCTGCGGCGAGCAGCCGTTCTACCAGCAGAGCTCCGATATCAACGGCAACGTCCAGGGCATCCAGCAGGTCGTCGGCAAGGATATGACGGATGCGTGTAACCTGTGGCTCTGCAAGGGGTTTGTGCTCGACGACAACAAGGACCAGGTCCAGAGCTTCTCGCTCGGCCAGACCATCGACTTCAAGGTCAACATCGCGGCGCCGCACACGGGCTACGCCAACGTGTCGGTGGTCAAGACGAGCACCAACACCGTCATCGGCGAGCCCCTGATCGAGTTCGACAACTACGCCTCCAACAACGGCGTCGCAGCCAACAACACTGCCTTCAGCGTCAAGCTGCCCTCCAACCTTGGCGGCTCCTGCACCACCGCCGGCGACTGCGTCCTCCAGTGGTTCTGGGACGCCCCGGACATCAACCAGACCTACGAGGCCTGCGTCGACTTCACcgtcggcagcggcagcggcagcggcactTCTGCCTCTCCGACCGATCCCACTACCACCGCCACTCCCACCTCCGCACCctcgacctcctcctcctccgccgctgctgccacgacgacgacgacctcgGCTGCTGCCCCGCCCACCTCGACCGAGGGCGCCGCGCCCACAACCACAGCCACCCCCGTTCCTAATGATGAGGGAGACGACGAGGAGTGCccggtcgacgacgacggggaGGAGGACAACGACGGAGAGGATGACAACGCGGACGAGGAGTGCCCGGCCGACAACGGcgaagacgacgaggacggcgatAAATGCATCGCGGACGATGAGTGA